CTCTTATAAGGAAAAGCTGCTGAGCACTGGAGGTTCTGCCTTCTCAGATGTCTATCTTTACACTCTGAAGTGTGTTCACACATTCAGTTTTTCATTTCTACTGTAAAAATGTTGATACAAAATGGGTTCTAGCTCCTCCTGTTCCCTTTGGGATGGCAGGGGCAGGAGTAAAGCCTCTgccttccagagcagggaggTAAGGTCAGGAATTCTTCAAGTTACACTGAAAAATAAcaagattcacagaatcccagcatggaggggtgggaagggacctctggagcttccccagcccaacccctgctccagcagggcacccacagcagcttgcccagcagcacagtgcccagggggggttggaagctctccacacaaggagactccacaacctctctgggcagcctgctccaggcctccagcaccctcacaccaaacaactttctcctcctgttcagctgccacctcctgccttccactctgtgccccttggcctgtccctgggcaccactcagcagagcctggccccagcctcttgccccccacagctccttcagctcttgctgagcattgctcagatgccctctggggctgctctagcctcctttcagggagctgtagggagcaaGAAGGAGCTGCATGACCTCAGACGTCCTCTTCAGCCCATCCTATCATCACCACCTCCTTCATCATCTTCTCCACTAGCAGCTTTCTAACATCACAAACTGTTCCATGGGTTTcggttgggtttgttgtttttttttttttttctccctttcacgTGTTCCCAGCGTGGCCACAGACACtcagttgcctttttttgtggtttggttgtggCAGGTGAGAAGCCAGGACTGGAGCAGGATGAAGTGAAGCTGCAGAATGCCAGCAAGCAGATCGTGCAGACTGCCATCCTCcgagcactgcagcaggtctcCCAGGAGAGCCAGCAGAAGGAGACACCACCCAACAGCGGGGCAAACCTCCAGCTGGAAAGGGGGAAACTGACCAAGAAGCATGAGAAGAAGTAAAGGAGAGGGTTGGGCTtggatgttttctgttgtttgcaGTGGTTTCAAGCCTTCTCTTTAGCCTTCAGCTGTATCCTAGTGCAATGTTGTAAAGCAAACCAAAGTATAACCATGCCTAGAGGTAAGGTAAACCTGCAATAGTCCTCAGCTGAGAAGTATGAAGTGCATTAGATGACCAAGCCCATATTTATGCAGTGCCTCTTGACCCAAACCAGAGCTAGAAAGCCACTAACCAGAGCTAAAACCTCCACTAACCAGAGCTATAGCCTCCACTAACCAGAGCTATAGCCTCCACTAACCAGAGCTATGAACCCCACTAAGCAGAGCTATAAACCAGAGCTATAAACACCACTAACCAGAGCTTTAAACCCCACTAACCAGAGCTCTAAACCCCACTAAGCAGAGCTATAAACCCCACTAAGCAGAGCTAGAAAGCCACTAAGCAGAACTAGAAAGCCACTAAGCAGAGCTATGACCTCCACAAATCAGAGCTATAAACCCCACTATCCAGAGCCATACACCCCACTAAGCAGAGATATGAACCCCACTATAAGCCCCACTAAGCAGAGCTATGAACCCCATGAACCAGAGCTACAAACCCCACTAACTAGAGCTAGAGAGCCACTAATCAGAGCTATGAACCCCACTAAGCAGAGCTAGAAAGCCACTAAGCAGAGCTATGAACCCCACTAAGCAGAGCTATGAACCTCACTAAGCAGAGCCAGAAAGCCACTAAGCAGAGCTATGAACCCCACTAAGCAGAGCTATGAACCTCACTAAGCAGAGCCAGAAAGCCACTAAGCAGAGCTATGAACCCCACTAAGCAGATCTATGAACCCCACTAACCAGAGCTAGAAAGCCACTAAGCAGAGCCACTAAGCAGAGGAGTTACCAAGCTCTCTGGAGGTGGCTTCACCATACAGAATGGCTTCCTgtggagcacagcagaaggtttccaggctgccctggagcaggggttTGTTCTTTGCCAGGTGAAGTGTTgagtgttcagttctgggcccctcactccaagaaggacattgaggtgctggagcatgtccaaagaagagca
The window above is part of the Indicator indicator isolate 239-I01 chromosome 6, UM_Iind_1.1, whole genome shotgun sequence genome. Proteins encoded here:
- the AKAIN1 gene encoding A-kinase anchor protein inhibitor 1 translates to MVFTPGEKPGLEQDEVKLQNASKQIVQTAILRALQQVSQESQQKETPPNSGANLQLERGKLTKKHEKK